AGGACGAGGAGAGCCTGCACATCGAGCTGGAGATGCCTGGCTTCAAGTCCGAAGACGTGCAGCTCAGCTACGAGGCGGGCATTTTGCGGGTCGAGGCGGAGAAGAAACCCACAGAGGCCAAGGGCCAGTATCACCTCTCGGAGCGGCGCTACGGCAAATTCGTCCGGGCGTTCCAGTTGCCCAACGTGATCGACCCGGAGAGCATCAACGCCTCGTTCCGCGACGGCGTGTTGAAC
The sequence above is drawn from the Phycisphaerae bacterium genome and encodes:
- a CDS encoding Hsp20/alpha crystallin family protein, giving the protein MMTDFDRFFERVFGDRQGGGWYPADVWEDEESLHIELEMPGFKSEDVQLSYEAGILRVEAEKKPTEAKGQYHLSERRYGKFVRAFQLPNVIDPESINASFRDGVLNISLSKKPETKARKIEIKPG